Proteins from one uncultured Desulfovibrio sp. genomic window:
- the larA gene encoding nickel-dependent lactate racemase, with protein sequence MSLHELKYGEGAVSLQVPDGCLAAELHPNPVDLPRMSPEELVRQALARPVQSPTLDRIVSPGQKVCLVIPDISRLWQSPHIYVPAMVEALNACGIPDRDMVLLVATGAHRRHTPEEHARLVSADIARRIRIVDHQSTEAENLVCVGQTSRGTPVYVNRVAVEADRIILCSGVVFHFLAGFGGGPKMLVPGICGHETIQRHHKLALDPQTGRGTRADVRCGVLEERNVFQADLLEGAALLKPCFALNVVTDADNRIVQAFAGHWVAAHREACALVDAMYRVDIARRTPLVVASAGGHPRDMNLFQGIKLLSNALGAVAEGGTMILLARTQDGFGNAEIERQLYGLGSMAEREDALRTTFSIGGYVGFLFAEAAEKYHLILVTDMDPQCFARTRIHAVPTVDKALELAATFLGGSLDVPTTVMPWGAATLPRVAGE encoded by the coding sequence ATGTCCCTGCATGAACTGAAATACGGCGAAGGCGCGGTTTCCCTTCAGGTGCCTGACGGCTGTCTTGCCGCCGAGCTGCATCCCAACCCGGTGGACCTGCCCCGGATGTCACCCGAGGAGCTGGTGCGACAGGCGCTGGCCCGTCCTGTGCAGTCGCCCACCCTGGACAGGATCGTTTCCCCCGGGCAGAAGGTCTGCCTTGTCATTCCCGACATCAGCCGCCTCTGGCAGTCGCCCCATATCTACGTGCCCGCCATGGTGGAGGCCCTCAATGCCTGCGGCATCCCGGACCGTGACATGGTGCTGCTGGTGGCCACGGGGGCGCACCGTCGCCATACGCCGGAAGAGCATGCCCGCCTGGTCTCCGCCGACATTGCCCGCCGCATCCGCATAGTGGACCACCAGAGCACGGAAGCGGAAAATCTGGTCTGCGTGGGGCAGACATCCCGCGGCACGCCGGTATACGTGAACCGTGTGGCCGTGGAGGCTGACAGGATCATCCTGTGCAGCGGGGTGGTGTTTCATTTTCTGGCCGGCTTCGGCGGCGGCCCCAAGATGCTGGTGCCGGGCATCTGCGGGCATGAGACCATCCAGCGCCACCACAAGCTGGCGCTGGACCCGCAGACCGGCAGGGGCACCCGAGCCGATGTGCGCTGCGGCGTGCTGGAGGAGCGCAATGTCTTTCAGGCAGATCTGCTGGAAGGCGCGGCCCTGCTCAAGCCCTGTTTTGCCCTCAATGTGGTGACCGATGCCGACAACCGCATTGTGCAGGCCTTTGCCGGCCACTGGGTGGCCGCACACCGCGAGGCCTGCGCGCTGGTGGACGCCATGTACCGGGTGGACATTGCCCGGCGCACGCCGCTGGTGGTGGCCAGCGCCGGCGGCCATCCCCGCGACATGAACCTCTTTCAGGGCATCAAGCTGCTGAGCAATGCGCTGGGCGCTGTGGCCGAAGGGGGCACCATGATCCTCCTGGCCCGCACGCAGGACGGCTTCGGCAATGCGGAAATCGAGCGCCAGCTGTACGGCCTGGGCAGCATGGCCGAGCGGGAAGACGCGCTGCGCACGACCTTCTCCATCGGCGGCTACGTGGGCTTTCTCTTTGCCGAGGCGGCGGAGAAATATCACCTCATCCTGGTGACGGACATGGACCCGCAGTGCTTTGCCCGGACGCGCATTCATGCTGTGC
- a CDS encoding pitrilysin family protein — protein MKHLILTGLAVTLLTLSGLALLPGQAGAQAGAQTGAQAGTQAGSSPAVPATAPVPAAGQEVLTRLKNGLTVYIIRDTRFPLVCTRLYVGTGSANESAKQAGISHVLEHMVFKGTAQRPKGRIARDVEELGGYLNAATSFDMTYYLTDMPSRHWRTGMDVVKDMAFHATLDPAELESEKDVIVSELQGNEDTPPSRLFQALQVSGLHNSVYGRPIIGFEETIRALTVQDLRDYIATWYQPQNMLLLVAGDIDPAQVLAHAQSLFGDLENTADLPMPPDVNVAQAAGGPQVEVLRGPWNKVYMGLALPVPGLRDVRSVDLDVLAFLLGGDGTSTLYRKYQYDQRLVDSISMGNMSLQRAGLLVLNATLDVKHVETFWDSLTRDLAALNARDFSDEAIARAIFNLTDSMDRAGETLNGLASWRGTVQFELGGRDAERNLRQAQMTVDKARLAEAIALWLRPERVRVRVLAPQDAPLPDMQAILSRNWPAPAGTADSAAPAAGSSLPTETIQLGPGRLLKLQRDSTVPYVAMTFQQGGGNALLTPAQQGLAELTARTLTDGYGSMDAQQVEQWFSERAASLSASAGLQTFSVSITGPARFTRDYFRQLDSMLRTPHFSQKDMERQVQNMLAALVRRQDNPQALLFSRVRQFLFPGHCYGFDSLGTPDQLRHITRKDVQDFWQRQSSLPWVLTVTGDIAPDAVRRWAESLPAPAGSAPVVQAPQWSGEKTLAMQMPGRNQAYLLEVFPAVPQDHPDAPALMLLESVLSGQSGLLFNRLRDEQGLGYTVTAFYQSLPETGLMAFYIGTTPDKVQQAREGFATVIDTVKTELLPAALLEKGLNRMEGSYYRQRQSLGARAAECGTEAILGLPENFRKTLLAKAATLTPEDIRAVARKYLDADKRRDLLLTPSPSATGEGR, from the coding sequence ATGAAACATCTGATACTGACGGGGCTGGCCGTGACGCTGCTGACGCTGAGCGGCCTGGCCCTTCTGCCCGGACAAGCCGGCGCGCAGGCCGGAGCACAGACCGGGGCACAGGCCGGGACGCAGGCCGGCAGTTCTCCGGCGGTGCCGGCCACGGCTCCTGTCCCGGCCGCCGGCCAGGAAGTTCTGACCCGCCTGAAGAACGGGCTGACGGTCTACATCATCCGCGATACTCGCTTTCCGCTGGTCTGCACCCGGCTGTACGTGGGAACGGGATCGGCCAATGAAAGCGCCAAGCAGGCGGGCATCAGTCATGTGCTGGAGCACATGGTCTTCAAGGGAACGGCGCAGCGCCCCAAGGGACGCATTGCCCGGGATGTGGAAGAGCTGGGGGGCTACCTCAATGCGGCCACATCCTTTGACATGACCTATTATCTGACTGACATGCCGTCCCGGCACTGGCGCACGGGCATGGATGTGGTCAAGGACATGGCCTTTCATGCCACGCTGGACCCGGCAGAGCTGGAGAGCGAAAAGGATGTCATTGTCTCGGAATTGCAGGGCAATGAGGATACCCCGCCCAGCCGGCTCTTTCAGGCGCTTCAGGTTTCCGGCCTGCACAACAGTGTGTACGGGCGCCCCATCATCGGCTTTGAGGAAACCATCCGCGCGCTGACCGTACAGGACCTGCGAGACTACATTGCCACCTGGTACCAGCCGCAGAACATGCTGCTGCTGGTGGCCGGCGACATTGACCCCGCGCAGGTGCTGGCCCATGCGCAGTCCCTGTTCGGTGATCTGGAAAATACGGCCGACCTGCCCATGCCGCCGGACGTGAACGTGGCGCAGGCCGCCGGCGGTCCGCAGGTGGAAGTGCTGCGCGGCCCGTGGAACAAGGTCTACATGGGCCTGGCCCTGCCGGTGCCCGGTCTGCGGGACGTGCGTTCCGTGGACCTGGATGTGCTGGCCTTTCTGCTGGGCGGGGATGGAACCTCCACCCTCTACCGCAAGTATCAGTATGACCAGCGCCTGGTGGACAGCATCAGCATGGGCAATATGAGCCTGCAACGCGCCGGGCTGCTCGTGCTCAACGCCACGCTGGATGTGAAGCATGTGGAAACCTTCTGGGACAGTCTCACCCGTGACCTGGCCGCACTCAATGCCCGCGACTTTTCCGACGAGGCCATTGCCCGGGCCATCTTCAATCTGACGGACTCCATGGACCGTGCGGGCGAAACGCTCAATGGTCTGGCCTCGTGGCGGGGCACGGTGCAGTTTGAACTGGGCGGCCGGGATGCGGAACGCAATCTGCGTCAGGCGCAGATGACGGTGGACAAGGCGCGCCTGGCCGAGGCCATTGCCCTCTGGCTGCGGCCCGAACGGGTGCGTGTGCGCGTGCTGGCGCCGCAGGATGCCCCGCTGCCGGACATGCAGGCCATTCTGTCCCGCAACTGGCCGGCCCCGGCCGGAACGGCAGACAGTGCGGCTCCGGCCGCCGGCAGCAGTCTGCCCACGGAAACCATACAGCTGGGGCCGGGGCGTCTGCTCAAGCTGCAACGGGACAGCACGGTGCCCTATGTAGCCATGACCTTTCAGCAGGGGGGTGGCAATGCCCTGCTGACGCCGGCACAGCAGGGGCTTGCCGAACTGACGGCCCGCACCCTCACCGACGGATATGGCAGCATGGATGCCCAGCAGGTGGAGCAGTGGTTTTCGGAACGGGCGGCCAGTCTTTCGGCGTCGGCCGGGCTTCAGACCTTTTCGGTAAGCATTACCGGGCCGGCCCGCTTTACCCGGGACTATTTCCGTCAGCTGGACAGCATGCTGCGCACGCCGCATTTCAGCCAGAAGGACATGGAACGGCAGGTGCAGAACATGCTGGCCGCGCTGGTGCGCCGTCAGGACAATCCGCAGGCCCTGCTGTTCTCGCGGGTGCGGCAGTTCCTGTTCCCGGGGCATTGCTACGGCTTTGACAGCCTGGGGACGCCCGACCAGCTGCGGCATATTACCCGCAAGGATGTACAGGACTTCTGGCAGCGTCAGTCGTCGCTGCCATGGGTGCTGACCGTTACCGGCGATATTGCGCCCGATGCCGTGCGGCGCTGGGCCGAAAGCCTGCCCGCGCCCGCTGGCAGCGCACCGGTGGTGCAGGCCCCGCAGTGGTCCGGGGAAAAGACCCTTGCCATGCAGATGCCGGGGCGCAATCAGGCCTATCTGCTGGAAGTCTTTCCCGCAGTGCCGCAGGATCATCCCGATGCGCCGGCGCTCATGCTGCTGGAATCCGTGCTTTCCGGGCAGAGCGGCCTGCTGTTCAACCGGCTGCGGGACGAGCAGGGCCTGGGCTATACGGTGACGGCCTTTTATCAGAGCCTGCCGGAAACCGGCCTCATGGCCTTCTATATCGGTACCACGCCCGACAAGGTGCAGCAGGCGCGCGAGGGCTTTGCCACGGTCATTGATACGGTCAAGACCGAGCTGCTGCCGGCCGCGCTGCTGGAAAAGGGCCTGAACCGCATGGAAGGCAGCTATTACCGCCAGCGCCAGAGCCTTGGGGCACGCGCCGCGGAATGCGGCACCGAGGCCATTCTCGGCCTGCCGGAAAACTTCCGCAAAACGCTGCTGGCAAAGGCCGCCACCCTGACGCCGGAAGACATCCGGGCCGTGGCCCGCAAGTATCTGGACGCCGACAAGCGCCGGGACCTGCTGCTGACGCCGTCGCCCAGCGCGACAGGTGAGGGCAGATAG
- a CDS encoding ABC transporter ATP-binding protein, whose product MLEIRNLDVRYGGIHAVQGVNISIRRGSIVTLVGANGAGKSSIIRSIAGLNKTVSGDILFTRNEGEAPMSLMGHKPEDMVRHGISLSPEGRRILPHLTVEENLRLGAYIRSDREGIREDLEKVYDLFPRLRERLWQKGGTLSGGEQQMLAVGRALMSRPTMVMLDEPSLGLAPLLVQEIFRIIRRINEIGMTVLLVEQNAYAALNVAHYAYILEVGRVVLEGPGQELLENPKVKEAYLGG is encoded by the coding sequence ATGCTTGAAATCCGTAATCTCGATGTGCGCTATGGCGGCATCCATGCCGTGCAGGGGGTGAACATCTCCATCCGGCGCGGCAGCATCGTCACCCTGGTGGGAGCCAACGGCGCCGGCAAGAGCAGCATCATCCGGTCCATTGCCGGTCTCAACAAGACCGTGAGCGGCGACATCCTCTTTACCCGCAACGAGGGTGAGGCGCCCATGTCCCTCATGGGGCACAAGCCCGAAGACATGGTGCGGCACGGCATTTCCCTGTCACCGGAGGGGCGGCGCATCCTGCCCCATCTCACGGTAGAGGAAAATCTGCGTCTTGGCGCCTATATTCGATCTGACCGGGAGGGAATCCGCGAAGACCTGGAAAAGGTCTATGACCTCTTTCCACGGCTGCGGGAGCGCCTGTGGCAGAAGGGCGGCACCCTTTCCGGTGGCGAGCAGCAGATGCTTGCCGTGGGCCGCGCCCTCATGAGCCGGCCCACCATGGTCATGCTGGATGAACCCTCGCTGGGGCTTGCCCCCCTGCTGGTGCAGGAAATCTTCAGGATCATCCGCCGCATCAATGAAATAGGCATGACGGTGCTGCTGGTGGAACAGAATGCCTATGCCGCCCTCAACGTGGCCCATTATGCCTACATTCTTGAGGTGGGGCGCGTGGTGCTGGAAGGCCCGGGGCAGGAGCTGCTGGAAAATCCCAAGGTCAAGGAGGCCTACCTCGGCGGCTAG